A stretch of the Alnus glutinosa chromosome 6, dhAlnGlut1.1, whole genome shotgun sequence genome encodes the following:
- the LOC133870661 gene encoding uncharacterized protein LOC133870661: MDKKLKEIIEKLEQRCDLLTEAAKHQHGGSTSRVRDLLQKSASPFSDRVASFRLPEKFKVPDIKTYTGQEDSVEHLDNYRAHLELQGTPDEVACRAFPLTLSGNARDWYRRLPPKSIQSFDEFGKMFVTQFMAGVVRKKPAGTLMSIQQGRDESLKEFLQRFNQARLTTESLTEEFVHSALYQGIRKDGPLMADLARKPTRYLHEFMERAEEFINQEKTLRALLGKATGQTSNQGDKSKKKKEFHKKQEVLEPGVKKKFQDYNWTPLNAPIEEVLAAIKVDPMYEKPAEIVGTPHPRTADHYCAFHESKGHSTENCRSLRALIEKFIRNGKLVCFLVGQRGPPGFDRNPQPEE, encoded by the coding sequence ATGGACAAAAAGCTCAAGGAGATCATTGAGAAGCTGGAGCAGAGGTGTGACCTGCTGACAGAAGCGGCGAAGCACCAGCATGGTGGGAGCACATCTAGAGTTAGAGATCTGCTCCAGAAGTCGGCTTCCCCTTTCTCTGACCGGGTGGCCTCGTTCCGCCTCCCCGAGAAGTTTAAAGTCCCCGACATCAAGACCTACACCGGGCAGGAGGACTCGGTGGAGCATTTGGACAACTACCGCGCTCACCTCGAGCTGCAGGGGACCCCTGATGAGGTGGCGTGCCGCGCCTTCCCGCTGACCTTGTCGGGAAATGCCAGGGATTGGTATAGAAGGCTTCCCCCGAAGTCCATACAAAGCTTTGACGAATTCGGAAAAATGTTCGTAACTCAATTTATGGCGGGAGTTGTAAGAAAGAAGCCGGCAGGCACCTTGATGTCGATACAACAGGGGCGAGATGAGTCCCTTAAGGAGTTCCTCCAGCGCTTCAACCAAGCAAGGCTCACCACCGAGAGCCTCACCGAAGAGTTTGTGCATTCGGCACTCTATCAGGGAATCAGGAAAGATGGGCCGCTGATGGCTGACCTCGCTCGAAAGCCGACTCGTTATTTGCACGAGTTCATGGAGAGGGCAGAGGAGTTCATTAACCAAGAAAAGACTCTTCGAGCGTTGCTCGGAAAAGCAACCGGCCAAACCTCTAATCAGGGGGACaagtcgaagaagaagaaggaattccACAAGAAGCAGGAGGTATTGGAACCCGGGGTTAAGAAGAAATTCCAGGATTACAACTGGACTCCCCTCAACGCGCCCATCGAAGAGGTCCTAGCGGCGATTAAAGTGGATCCCATGTACGAGAAACCTGCGGAGATAGTGGGAACCCCCCACCCGAGGACCGCGGACCACTATTGCGCTTTCCACGAGTCAAAGGGGCATAGCACAGAGAATTGCAGGTCCTTGCGGGCCTTAATCGAGAAGTTTATCCGGAACGGGAAGCTAGTCTGTTTCTTGGTGGGTCAACGAGGTCCGCCGGGGTTTGATCGGAACCCCCAGCCCGAGGAATGA
- the LOC133870662 gene encoding L-type lectin-domain containing receptor kinase I.8-like — MAIQEIPDLGGFSHLNDLLYLYCHHYHLSVIGVSDNYRSGTTLGKEVSPVVMHPRPTARKETSPSREGYFINSWNNMLHVSVGYSGTALLTVLSRSLIMSDTIPGSVFVGFTASTGSLSESHRVIDCTFTLVPLPFSSLNKELENDKIKTVFIVVTPIFLGLLTVVTCLFPLVLRKLKKKNQRIKKREDIENQLRNAANVPTMFTYKQLSKATQNFSKENLLGRGGFGSVYKGILLDPPKIIAVKKISATSKQGLFYFHLIVA; from the coding sequence ATGGCGATTCAGGAAATCCCGGATCTTGGGGGGTTCAGCCACCTAAACGATCTCCTTTATCTGTACTGTCATCATTACCACTTGTCGGTTATCGGAGTATCCGACAACTACCGGTCAGGCACTACTCTCGGGAAGGAGGTTTCGCCAGTAGTGATGCATCCGAGACCTACCGCTCGGAAAGAAACCTCCCCCTCTCGGGAAGGTTATTTTATCAACAGTTGGAACAACATGCTTCATGTTTCTGTCGGATATTCTGGGACCGCACTGCTGACCGTTCTCAGCCGTTCATTAATCATGTCTGACACAATTCCAGGCTCCGTTTTCGTGGGCTTTACGGCCTCCACCGGGAGCTTGTCGGAAAGCCACCGTGTCATTGATTGTACGTTCACGTTAGTGCCACTGCCATTCTCTTCCCTCAACAAAGAGCTTGAAAATGACAAAATCAAGACCGTATTCATTGTCGTTACTCCCATTTTCTTGGGTTTGTTAACTGTAGTGACTTGCCTCTTTCCATTAGTTCTGAgaaagctgaagaagaagaatcagaGGATTAAGAAGAGGGAGGATATAGAAAATCAATTGAGGAATGCTGCGAATGTTCCCACCATGTTTACGTACAAGCAGCTCTCAAAGGCTACTCAAAACTTCAGCAAGGAAAACCTGTTGGGCAGGGGTGGATTTGGAAGTGTATACAAAGGCATCCTCTTGGATCCTCCGAAGATCATAGCTGTCAAGAAGATTTCGGCAACCTCAAAACAAGGTTTGTTCTACTTCCATTTGATTGTTGCATGA
- the LOC133870550 gene encoding geraniol 8-hydroxylase-like, translating to MDYLAFVLVLPFVWAAIHVLGGWKSSSPRLPPGPKPFPIIGNILELQGNQPHRVLSKLSKTHGPLMTLKLGSITTIVISSPDLAKEALQKHDDVFSGRTVPDSGRALNHHKFSVGWLPTSALWRNLRKVSATQIFAPQRLDSTQAIRRKKVQELVDHVRENSGQAVDIGGAAFTTTLKAISNTFFSTDLAEYCSNASQEFQYLIVGTMEEAGRPNIADYFPALRFVDPQGTRRRMTIYLGKCFRILDGIINERLQLRASSSKGSKASSDVLDSLLDLTEEDNSELSCDNIKHLLLDLFVAGIDTTSSTVEWAMAELLHDPEKMAKAREELEQVLGKDVLVQESDISKLNYLRAVVKETLRLHPPAPFLVPHKAENDVEMCGFTVPRNAQILVNVWAMGRDSSIWSDPNLFLPERFLEKDIDFKGRDFELIPFGAGRRICPGLPLANRMVHLMLGSLIHCFNWKLADGMKPEDIDMSETFGISLHKAKPLRAIPMISSV from the exons ATGGACTACCTAGCATTTGTGCTGGTCCTTCCCTTTGTGTGGGCAGCTATTCATGTGCTTGGAGGCTGGAAGTCTTCCTCGCCCAGGCTCCCCCCAGGCCCCAAGCCTTTTCCAATCATTGGAAACATCTTGGAGCTCCAAGGAAACCAACCCCACCGAGTCCTTTCCAAGCTCTCTAAAACTCATGGACCCCTCATGACTCTCAAGCTCGGGAGTATTACAACCATAGTCATTTCCTCTCCAGACTTGGCCAAAGAAGCACTGCAAAAACACGACGACGTCTTCTCCGGCCGAACTGTCCCGGACAGTGGCCGAGCACTCAACCACCACAAATTTTCAGTGGGTTGGCTGCCCACATCGGCTCTTTGGAGAAACCTCAGGAAAGTTTCTGCCACGCAAATATTTGCTCCACAAAGGCTCGATTCCACCCAAGCCATTCGGAGAAAAAAGGTACAAGAACTAGTGGACCATGTTAGAGAAAATAGTGGTCAAGCGGTTGATATTGGTGGAGCAGCCTTCACAACTACTCTGAAAGCCATATCAAACACTTTTTTCTCTACTGACTTGGCAGAGTATTGTTCAAATGCGTCCCAAGAGTTCCAGTATCTCATAGTGGGTACCATGGAAGAAGCTGGAAGGCCGAATATTGCAGACTATTTCCCTGCACTTCGTTTTGTCGACCCACAAGGTACACGCCGAAGGATGACGATTTATCTTGGAAAATGTTTTAGAATTCTGGATGGTATAATCAATGAACGATTACAATTAAGAGCATCGTCTTCAAAGGGTTCCAAGGCAAGCAGCGATGTACTCGATTCCCTCCTCGATCTCACTGAAGAAGATAATTCAGAACTGAGCTGCGACAACATCAAACATTTACTTCTG GATTTATTTGTTGCGGGGATCGACACAACATCTAGTACAGTGGAATGGGCAATGGCAGAGTTACTACACGACCCTGAAAAAATGGCAAAAGCCCGAGAAGAGCTTGAACAAGTCCTTGGAAAAGACGTGCTTGTTCAAGAATCAGACATCTCAAAGTTAAACTATCTACGAGCAGTAGTGAAAGAGACCCTTCGGTTGCACCCACCAGCGCCTTTCCTGGTTCCCCACAAGGCTGAGAATGACGTAGAGATGTGTGGCTTCACGGTGCCCAGAAATGCACAAATACTGGTAAACGTGTGGGCAATGGGGCGAGATTCAAGCATATGGTCAGACCCAAATTTGTTTCTGCCTGAGAGGTTTTTAGAGAAGGACATAGACTTCAAAGGGAGAGATTTCGAGCTCATTCCCTTTGGAGCTGGAAGAAGGATCTGCCCTGGATTGCCTTTGGCCAACCGGATGGTGCACTTGATGTTGGGTTCTCTTATCCACTGCTTTAATTGGAAGCTTGCAGATGGGATGAAGCCAGAAGATATAGACATGAGTGAGACTTTTGGCATTTCCTTACATAAGGCTAAGCCTCTCCGGGCTATCCCCATGATCAGTTCCGTGTAA
- the LOC133870665 gene encoding probable L-type lectin-domain containing receptor kinase S.7 produces the protein MQNGSLDLFIGKGFLDWKTRHKILTGLASALLYLHEECGNPVVHRDVKPSNVMLDSDYNAHLGDFGLARLLQNDASVTTMLAGTPGYLAPEVGFTGKATPESDVYSFGMVVLEVICGKRSRGVMDEDSLVDYVWNLYGKNVLLECVDKKLEGNCKFDEEEVKRTLIVGLACLHPDSSFRPRIRKVVHILLNPNEPALMINLPETRPCGFYVSISSSSAAYTTTNFGSKTGSALLDHEID, from the coding sequence ATGCAAAACGGCAGCCTGGATCTGTTCATCGGAAAAGGGTTTCTTGACTGGAAAACTAGGCACAAGATATTGACAGGGTTGGCTTCCGCATTACTATACCTCCACGAAGAGTGTGGAAACCCTGTGGTTCATCGAGACGTTAAGCCTAGCAACGTGATGTTAGATTCTGATTATAATGCCCATTTGGGTGATTTCGGGCTTGcaagattgctccaaaacgaCGCGTCGGTTACAACCATGTTGGCTGGGACTCCAGGCTATTTGGCCCCAGAAGTAGGCTTCACAGGAAAGGCTACGCCGGAATCGGACGTGTATAGCTTTGGCATGGTGGTTCTAGAAGTAATATGTGGGAAAAGATCGAGGGGTGTCATGGACGAAGACAGTTTGGTAGATTATGTATGGAATTTGTACGGGAAAAATGTGTTGCTTGAGTGTGTGGACAAGAAGCTCGAAGGGAACTGCAAATTTGATGAGGAGGAAGTGAAGAGGACGCTGATTGTAGGGCTTGCATGTTTGCACCCAGATTCTAGTTTCCGGCCTAGGATCAGAAAAGTGGTGCATATTCTTTTGAACCCAAACGAGCCGGCCCTGATGATCAACTTGCCAGAAACTCGACCTTGTGGATTTTATGTATCgatatcttcttcttctgctgctTACACAACCACAAATTTTGGCTCTAAAACTGGCTCTGCTTTGCTTGATCATGAGATCGATTGA
- the LOC133870667 gene encoding uncharacterized protein LOC133870667, whose product MCARCRSRVKLSRYINELGLSAYGFCRACERCQSLGAVSRRDMIPLNSIQIVEIFDVWGIDFMGRPFPPSFRFEYIFVGVDYASKWVEAVATKTNDHKVVVKFIQANIFNRFGTPWAIISDRGKHFCNRFLKTLLLKYFVTHKVATPYHPQTTGQVEVSNGEIKHIIEKTVRPDRKDWSLRLHDALWANHTGYKTPIELEELRNDAYDNTHIYKEKTKAFHDQHILPKAFLPEQKVRRFNSKLQLFPRKLRSKWDGPFIVMSVSPHGAVELRDPKDGTLFKVNGQRLKPYIKGIAQNGDVISIHLTDPIYLD is encoded by the exons ATGTGTGCAAGGTGCCGCTCTCGGGTAAAGTTGTCTAGATACATAAATGAATTGGGACTCTCGGCTTATGGGTTTTGTCGGGCTTGTGAGAGGTGCCAAAGCCTTGGAGCTGTGTCTCGGAGGGACATGATACCACTAAACTCCATCCAAATTGTTGAAATCTTTGACGTCTGGGGTATCGACTTCATGGGACGACCCTTCCCGCCATCTTTTAGGTTTGAGTATATTTTTGTAGGGGTGGATTATGCCTCTAAATGGGTCGAGGCTGTGGCCACCAAGACTAATGATCACAAGGTTGTGGTCAAATTCATCCAGGCCAACATTTTCAACCGATTCGGTACCCCATGGGCCATCATTAGTGACCGAGGTAAGCACTTTTGCAACCGATTTCTCAAGACCTTGCTCCTTAAATATTTTGTCACACACAAAGTAGCTACTCCCTACCATCCTCAAACTACTGGCCAAGTGGAAGTTTCCAACGGGGAGATCAAGCACATTATAGAGAAGACAGTTAGGCCAGACCGCAAGGATTGGTCCTTGCGCCTCCATGATGCACTATGGGCCAATCACACAGGTTACAAGACACCAATCG AATTGGAGGAACTGCGCAATGATGCATATGACAATACCCACATTTACAAGGAAAAAACAAAGGCATTTCATGACCAACATATTCTGCCCAAGGCCTTTTTGCCAGAACAAAAGGTAAGGCGTTTCAACTCCAAACTCCAGCTCTTTCCTAGGAAGCTTCGCTCCAAATGGGATGGCCCTTTCATAGTCATGTCGGTGTCTCCACATGGCGCCGTTGAATTACGGGACCCAAAGGATGGCACTTTGTTCAAAGTCAATGGCCAAAGATTGAAGCCCTACATAAAGGGCATTGCACAAAATGGAGATGTTATTTCCATCCACTTGACGGATCCCATTTACTTGGACTAG
- the LOC133871776 gene encoding gibberellin 2-beta-dioxygenase 6-like, producing MSESKISIDLESYPPIFRQLNIQTQRFNDQPVEESEPIPIIDLHCLNPGELGKACRDWGLFRLVNHGVPSTLLSQLHEHAKRLFSLSFESKQKIFTTPLSYLWGTTAITTSGTALMTGLQNIHWVEGVHFPLNQLSQFQTEDPILASFRLVLEEYGEHLGRLATTLFKAMAVELILDPEESKSHLVESTGFVRVYRYPLRSMANSPWGIEVHTDSSVMSILNQYEVGGLEVLKDNEWLQVKPIPGTLIVNLGDMMQAISNDKYKSVKHRVRLNKHYERISIGYFVFPDEGSVIQSSKYRPFTYSDFRAQVQQDVKTLGFKVGLEKFKHTQASSP from the exons ATGTCTGAATCTAAAATATCAATAGACTTGGAGTCCTACCCTCCTATTTTTCGCCAGCTGAACATCCAAACTCAAAGATTCAACGACCAGCCAGTTGAAGAATCGGAGCCAATTCCTATCATAGATCTCCATTGCTTGAACCCTGGCGAGCTTGGGAAGGCATGTAGAGATTGGGGGCTATTTCGTTTGGTCAACCATGGTGTTCCTTCAACCCTTTTGAGCCAACTTCATGAGCATGCCAAAAggcttttttctctttcttttgaatcTAAACAGAAAATATTCACCACCCCTTTGTCATACCTTTGGGGCACCACTGCTATTACCACTTCTGGCACAGCTTTAATGACAGGTCTCCAAAATATCCACTGGGTTGAAGGCGTCCATTTTCCTCTCAATCAACTCTCACAATTTCAAACCGAAGATCCTATTCTTGCTTCTTTCAG ACTGGTACTAGAAGAATATGGAGAGCACCTAGGTCGACTTGCCACAACCCTATTTAAAGCTATGGCGGTGGAGCTCATTCTGGATCCAGAAGAATCCAAGTCCCATCTGGTGGAGTCTacaggatttgtacgtgtttaCCGCTATCCATTACGCTCTATGGCAAACTCTCCATGGGGCATAGAAGTACACACAGACAGCTCGGTTATGTCCATCTTGAACCAATACGAGGTCGGTGGACTTGAAGTCCTCAAAGACAATGAATGGCTCCAAGTTAAACCAATTCCCGGCACATTAATTGTCAACCTCGGAGATATGATGCAG GCAATAAGCAACGACAAGTACAAGAGTGTGAAACACAGAGTCAGGTTAAACAAACATTACGAGCGGATCTCTATCGGCTACTTTGTGTTCCCAGATGAAGGCAGTGTGATTCAGAGCTCCAAGTACAGGCCGTTTACTTATAGCGATTTCCGAGCACAAGTACAACAAGACGTCAAGACACTTGGGTTTAAGGTTGGGCTAGAAAAGTTTAAGCATACCCAGGCCTCTTCACCTTAA